One region of Pogoniulus pusillus isolate bPogPus1 chromosome 19, bPogPus1.pri, whole genome shotgun sequence genomic DNA includes:
- the LOC135183679 gene encoding uncharacterized protein LOC135183679 codes for MRCPAGTSASLSPGATTPRGTALRSSILWLSSAALHQRSPRVRGAERAESARRVRGECEAWLPSMGLSLSSRQAATGSLPALPSSHATAQGDCWLPLPASHMLQCELGITCLTAAPVPAGHMDTERDSAGWEGPEDLIRVLKEEVEEERSYRGQAELRAQQQAQQDLQRCTEQFLHAAEFPAADPGSQAELLLQPQQHHREAAQTLRPAAAAASTVAAPRDTREGPLAGESSTALLAPPEEQEKGPSAARVLAEEGTAEDSHRAALHSLRVHQGLLLDPRHNVVGSAEVSVQQQQLLAAKAVVQQVLCQAVQLVQEEQHRLAATPPAARRAPVRSPGVGSLTARDGLLLDQDGKIVGLAVLLEQEQPQAKPSTASLAPPPKPAAKAGRAQLGPAGQRRPSRFRRALRALRRAFCAPTCTRAQPQE; via the exons ATGCGGTGTCCAGCGGGCACCTCAGCGTCCCTGTCTCCTGGGGCAACCACTCCCAGAGGgacagctctcaggagcagcaTCCTCTGGCTGTCGTCGGCAGCTCTGCACCAGCGGAGCCCGCGGGTTCGAGGTGCTGAGCGAGCAGAGAGTGCGAGGCGAGTGCGAGGCGAGTGCGAGGCTTGGCTACCCAGCATGGGGCTGTCACTATCCTCCCGGCAGGCGGCCACGGGCTCCCTGCCcgcactgcccagcagccacGCCACTGCCCAGGGGGACTGCTGGCTGCCACTCCCTGCCAGCCACATGCTGCAGTGTGAGCTGGGCATCACCTGCCTCACTGCAGCGCCAGTCCCGGCTGGCCACATGGACACGGAGAGGGACAGCGCCGGCTGGGAAGGTCCGGAGGACCTGATCCGTGTCCtgaaggaggaggtggaagaggagagg AGTTACAGGGGGCAGGCTGagctcagggctcagcagcaggcgcAGCAGGACCTGCAGCGCTGCACGGAGCAGTTCTTGCATGCAGCTGAGTTCCCTGCGGCGGACCCCgggagccaggctgagctcctgctgcagccccagcagcaccatcGAGAGGCGGCCCAGACTTTGCGTCCAGCAGCGGCAGCCGCAAGCACTGTGGCGGCCCCTCGGGACACCAGGGAAGGTCCACtggctggagagagcagcacagcccttctggCTCCTCCGGAAGAGCAGGAAAAGGGTCCCTCGGCTGCTCGTGTGCTCGCTgaggagggcacagcagaggacagccacagagcagctctgcacagcctccgAGTCCACCAGGGCCTGCTGCTGGACCCCAGGCACAATGTCGTGGGCTCTGCCGAGGTCagcgtgcagcagcagcagctgctcgcAGCCAAGGCCGTGGTGCAGCAGGtgttgtgccaggctgtgcagcttGTCCAGGAGGAACAGCATCGCCTGGCAGCGACGCCTCCAGCAGCCCGCCGGGCCCCGGTGAGGAGCCCGGGTGTGGGCAGCCTCACAGCCCGGGATGGGCTTTTATTGGACCAGGACGGGAAGATCGTGggcttggctgtgctgctggagcaggagcagcctcaggcaaagcccagcacagcctcccttGCTCCTCCTCCCAAGCCAGCGGCCAAGGCTGGCAGAGCGCAGCTCGGCCCGGCTGGGCAGCGCCGTCCCTCCCGCTTCAGGAGGGCACTGAGAGCCCTGCGCAGGGCTTTCTGTGCTCCCACCTGCAccagggcacagccccaggagTAG